The sequence TCAAGGACATGTTGATCAAATTGCCACATGTATTAATAAATCTGAAGAAAAAGGGAGCTGGCATTTTACTTTTCAATATGACGAAAAACTTAACAACATAACAATTGAAAAAGGATCAATAACCATTAACGGAACCAGCCTAACTGTTGTAAATTCAAAGAAGAATGAATTTAGCGTCGCCATAATACCTTACACTTATAAAAATACAAACTTTAACAACATAAAAACAAAAGACATTGTTAATCTTGAATTTGACGTTATCGGAAAATACGTAAAAAGAATACATGATTTACAAAAATAAAAGAAGCTCTATATAGAGCTTCTTTTATTTTTGTAAATATACCTAATTGAGTAATATCCGAATACAATCCCTACAACTAACATAAACCAAACACCTCCATCAACTGGAACATCTCCAGGCGGAGGAGTAGGCGGAGGAGGAGGATTTGTTTGAGAGAACACACCCTCAAAGCTCACCAACATCATCAAAATAAAAACTATTTTATTCACTATTAACTTCATGGTTATAAAATATAAAGTTATTCCCTTAACAAGAAACAACAAATCATTAATATTTATCTACATGCAAAAACATGTCAAAAATAACAGAGCACTAAAATAATAATATTTTCGCACTAAACAATGTTTTTACAAAAATACTTAAATATTTCTTAATAAAACAAAAAATAGCCTTTACAGGCTATTTTGTTTCTGTGGTCCCACCTGGGCTCGAACCAGGGACCACCTGATTATGAGTCAGGTGCTCTAACCAACTGAGCTATAGGACCGGTTTTGAGGTTGCAATATTACAGCATTTTTTTATTACTTGCAACTTTTTTTTATATTTTATTTTATCTCCTGACAAAGCTCTATCAAGACTCCATTAGTACTCTTTGGATGAAGAAAAGCAACTAACTTATTATCAGCACCTTTTTTAGGAATTTCATTCAAAACCACAAAACCTTCTTTTTTCAATCTTTCAATCTCACTCACAATATCCGTAACATCAAAAGCAATATGATGAATTCCTTCTCCTCTTTTTTCTATAAATTTAGCTATAGGACTCGCGTCACTTATCGCCTGTAACAATTCAATTTTATTGGGACCATTCATAAAAAAAGAAGTCTTAACACCTTCACTCTCCACCTCTTCTTCCTTATAAGAAGCCACACCAAAAAGCTTTTCAAAAACCAAATTAGAGACTTCTAAATCTTTTACTGCAATTCCAATATGTTCAATTTTATTTATCATTTTATTTATCATTTTAAGAACAACAAAATAACAAAAAGTTTTACTTAAAAAAAATAACCCTTAAAATATAACAATAATCCGTATTTTTGCAAAATGGAGACTAATAGACAAAAAAAAATAGGCACACTACTACAAAAAGATCTTGTAGATATACTTCAAGGTGAAATAAGAAAAAATAATTTAAATAATTTAATTATTTCTGTTTCAAAAGTAAACGTGACCTCAGATTTATCAATTGCAAAAGTATTCTTAAGTGTCTTTCCAACTGAAAAGGCTGGAGAAATACTTACTGCAATAAAAAGCAACACACCTTTAATAAAACATGATTTAGCTCAACGCGTAAAAAATCAATTAAGAAAAGTACCTAATTTAATTTTCTACATTGATGACAGTCTTGATTATATCGAAAAGATTGACGACGCTTTAACAGGAAAAGAAAACCCCGTAACCAATCCTGATTTATTAGAAAAAAGGAAAAAATCTTAAGATTTGAATTTCCCATTTTACATAGCAAAAAGATATGCTGTAAGTTTTAGTAAAAACTCTACAATAAACATCATTACGATAATTGCAACCATTGCAATTATCGCAAGTGCTATGGCATTATTCACTTTTCTTTCTGTATTTAGTGGCCTAAGAGAGTTTACACTAAGCTACAGCAACACATCAGACCCTGACTTTACTGTCTCTCCAAATTCTGGCAAATCCTTTCTTTTTACTAAAAACCAAGAAGAACAAATAAAAAACAGCACCAACTTCAGTAATTATTCTAAAATAATTGAAGACAGAGTACTTTTTAACTACGACAACAAAGAACAAATCGCAATTATAAAAGGAGTCGACAGCTTATTCACAAGTGTAAGCGCAATTGACCGACATTTATACGTAGGAAACTGGCTAGAAGCAAATTCAAACCAAGTAATTGTTGGAACAGAAATTTCAAAAAAACTCTCACTTGGATTATTTGACTACAACAATTCCTTAAACATATTCTCCCCCAAACCCGGAAGCGGACTAATAGAGAACAATGAAAACGCATTCAACTCAGCAAAACTCCAACCAGTTGGAATCTTTAACATAAACGAAGACATTGACAATAAATATGTTTTTTGCGACATTTCAATTACACAAAAACTGTTTAATTTCAAAAACAACCAAGTAACCAGTATTGTGTTAAAATCAAACACAAATACCTCAGAAGAAACAGCAATAAAAGAACTTAAAGATATCTTTAAGAACAAGGTAACAATAAAAACCAAAGCTCAACTAAACGACTCTTTATATAAAATGCTAAATTCTGAAAACTTATTCATATACCTATTCAGTACATTAGTTGTGATTTTAACACTGTTTTGTCTAGCTGGCGCAATTGTCATGATAATAATAGATAAAAAAGAAAACATCTATACCCTTTACAATATTGGACTAAATTTCAATGATATTAGAAAAGTATTTTTCATACAAGGAACAATAATTACCTTTTTTGGATTATTCTTCGGAATAACACTTGGAACCCTATTAATACTTATTCAGCAAAAATTCTCTTTACTAATGATAACACCTGACTTTCCATATCCTGTTGTTTTCAAAATAAAAAATATTGGCATCGTCATATTAACAATTATCCCCCTAGGAATAATCTCATCATGGATTGCTTCTGGAAGAGTAAACAAAGAGATCCTAAAATAAAAAAGCTTCAATGAAATATTGAAGCTTTTTTATTTATGTACCCTGGGTGGGAATCGAACCCACACTCCGAAGAACACGAGTTTGAGTCGTGCGCGTCTACCAATTCCGCCACCAAGGCATATCAAGAAAACAATAAAAATCTTTATCTTGATGTTTGAGAGTGCAAATGTAATTATTTTTTTAAAAAAACATAACAAAATACTTGAAAAATTACTTTCAGAGTTAAAATTTATTTCTAAATTTGCAGCACAATTATACAGCACAACACTAACCAACTACTAAACAATAAATTAAGATGTCATACAACGAGCCTGAGGCAAAAATATTTGCATGTTCTCAGAGTGTGTACTTAGCGGAAAAGATAGCTGAAAGCTATGGAGCTTCGTTAGGTAAAGTTACGTTCTCTAAATATAGTGACGGAGAATTTCAACCTTCTTTTGAAGAATCGATAAGAGGGCTGAGAGTTTTTCTAGTTTGTTCAACATTTCCTAATTCGGATAACTTAATGGAACTACTGCTTATGATAGATGCTGCTAAAAGAGCATCAGCACGTCATATAACTGCAGTTATTCCTTATTTCGGATGGGCAAGACAAGACAGAAAGGACAAACCAAGAGTTCCGATTGGAGCAAAACTAGTTGCTAAATTATTAGAAGCTGCTGGAGCTACAAGAATTATGACCATGGATTTACATGCAGATCAAATTCAAGGTTTTTTCGAGAAACCAGTAGATCATTTATTTGCCTCTACAATCTTTTTACCTTATGTAAAAAGTTTAAATTTAGACAACTTAACAATTGCTTCTCCAGATATGGGAGGATCAAAAAGAGCATATGCATATTCTAAATTTTTAGAATCTGACGTTGTGGTTTGCTACAAACAGAGAAAGAAAGCAAATGTTATTGACACGATGGAACTTATTGGAGACGTTAGAGGCAGAAATGTTATTCTAGTAGACGACATGATAGACACAGGCGGAACACTTGCAAAAGCAGCCGATGTAATGATGGAAAAAGGAGCACTAAGCGTTAGAGCAATATGTACTCATCCTTTATTGTCAGGTGAAGCCTATGAAAAGATTGAGAATTCTAAATTATTAGAATTAATTGTTACAGATTCTATTCCATTACAGAAAGAGTCTAAAAAAATAAAAGTTGTTTCGTGCTCTAAACTATTTGCAGATGTAATGCATATGGTACAAAACAACAATTCCATTAGTGGAAAATTTTTAATGTAATGCACTAAAGCAGTATTACCAAATTGAATTATTTTTATTAATTATATATTTACACAATGAAATCAATTACGATTAAAGGATCAGAAAGAGAAAGCGTAGGCAAAAAAGCAACAAAAGCCGTTCGCGATGCTGGAATGGTTCCTTGCGTTATTTACGGAGGAAATCAACCAGTACATTTTGCAGCAGATGAAAGAGCATTTAAAGACTTGGTATATACTCCAAACGCGCACACTGTTGTAATTGAATTAGAAAATGGAAAAAAAGTTGAAGCTATTCTACAAGACATCCAATTTCACCCAGTTTCAGATGCAATTTTACACATTGACTTCTTCGAATTAAACGAAGATAAAGAAATTGTTATGGAAGTTCCTGTAAAAGTTACTGGAAAATCTCCTGGAGTTATGGCTGGTGGTGTTTTACGTTTAAACCAACGTCGTTTAAAAGTAAAAGCATTACCTAAAAACTTACCTGATTTTGTTGAAGCAGATATTAATCCTTTACAAATGGGTAATAAGTTATACGTTACTAAAATTGAAACAAATAACTTTAAATTAATGCATCCTGACAACACTGTTGTGTGTCAAGTAAGAATTTCTCGTGCTGCAATGAAAGCTGCTCAAGAAGCTGCAAAAGCTGCAAAAGCTGCTCCAGCAAAGAAAAAATAATCCAATTATTTTTAATAATAGAAAAAGCATCAGTTCTACTGGTGCTTTTCTTTTTTTCAACCTATCACAACTAACAGAATAGCATTTTTTATAAACAAATAAATTAAACTATTTTTGCAAAATGAATTGGCTAAAAAAAATATTTAGAAAAAAAGAAGAAAAAATACCAATGAAAAAATTTTTAATTATTGGACTAGGAAATATTGGCTCCGAATACGTTAACACACGTCATAACATAGGCTTTAAAATCCTTGATCATTTTGCAAATCAAGAAAAATTAAGCTATAATACTGTTAAACTAGGAGACATTACAGAATTCAAAATCAAAGGTAGAACATTACTATTTTTAAAGCCCAATACTTACATGAATCTAAGTGGAAAAGCGATTAAGTATTGGATGGAAAAAGAAAATATAGAAAAAGAGAATATACTCGTTATAACCGATGATTTAAATTTACCATTTGGAAGCATTAGAATTAAACCCAAAGGCAGTGATGGAGGTCATAACGGCTTAAAAAGTATCCAACAAATTTTAAGCACAAGTGAATACCCTAGGTTTAGATTTGGAATTAGTGATGAATATAAAAAAGGACAACAAGTAAACTATGTTCTTGGCGAGTGGAGTGATGATGAAAAAGAAAAACTAAAGGAAAGACTACAAGTAGCTTCAGAAGTTATAAAATCATTTACGCTAGCAGGATTAAACAACACCATGAACACATTTAATGGAAAATAAAAACAAAAGAAAGAGCCACTTTTAGAGTGGCTCTTTCTTTTGTTTTGTAATTAACTAAAAATTATTCAACAACGACTCTTTTTGTTGTTTTATTATCTCCATCTGAAATAGAAACCAAATAAACACCAGATTGAACTTTTCCTAATTCAATATTCTGACTAAAAGTGCCTAAATTAGAGAATGACTCATCATAAACCAATCTTCCACTAATATCATGAACATTAACAGAAATACGATTAGAACTTGTAAACAGTTCAATATTAAAACTACCTTTATTTGGATTTGGATATAATTTAAAACCCTCAAATTCAAACGAATCTGAACTCAACGAACTAGATATTGAGAACTTCGTAGAGTTAACACTATAAAACAAATTATTTACAGCCTCAATTTTAATTCTACAATTTGTAGAGTTAATACCATTAGGTATTGTCAAACTCTCAGAACCATCATTAGGTGTACTAGCTGACAAGACAGTTGGAAAAGTAACACCATTATCAGTAGATAAACTAATCTTAACATTTGCAGTATTAACATTATTTGCAGTAGTTCCTGCAACATTCCATGTAAACATTTGATTAGATAATCCTGTATAAGAGATTCCAGTAGTATTTTGCGAAGTAACAACAAAAGGACCTGCCACACCACTTACCGTAACAACCATATCACCTCTACTTGTCTGTCCTCCTAAAGGACTTCTATTATCTCTTACAGTAAGTGCAAAATTCATTGTTCTTGCTACACTAGGCGTCACCTCCCAAGTAGGAACTAAATTACCAGCCACAACATTTGCCAAAGGTGGCATATAACGATCTGGAGAAACAGAAGGTATTCTAGATCTGTAATTTGGACCACTAGCAGCCGACTGAACTGGCGGTTGTGTTGAAATTTGTGTATCCGTTTGTTCCCAACAATAGGTTAATGCATCACCATTCACATCTGAAGCACTCCCTTTTAAAACAAAAGCAGTAGCTCTCGGGATAGTATAATTACCTCCTGCATTAACTACCGGTGGAGTATTTCCGCTTAAAACTGTATTTGCACAAGTGGAGTATGTATTAATCATATCAACCATTTCAGCAATACTTACTGCATGGAAATGAGCATCAGAATTACTTTGTACATTTGGACCACATATTCCAGCATAAGCCATTATAGTACTTCCGCTTCCAGGTTCAACAGCTGTAGAATTATTTCTATTATTCCCACAAGAATTATTAAACGTATGATTTGCTCCAAATTGATGTCCCATTTCATGTGCAACATAATCAACATCATAAGGATCTCCAACAGGAGCACCTGAACCAGTTATTCCGCTTGCTTTAGAAGGTCCATAACAAGGTGCTGGACCAGCTAAACCTCCACCTCCAGTACTAACCGTATGCCCAATATCAAAATTTGCTGCACCTGCTATCGCAGTAATTTGAGCTTGACTTTCATCAATCAATGCATTTGCATCGTTATTAGAAAAATTATCATTGTCAATAAAAATTAAAGGATCTTGATTAGCAATTAAAACCATACGCAATGACATATCTCTTTCATAAATACCATTAACTCTTGTCATTGTTACTGTCATTGCAGAT is a genomic window of Flavobacterium jumunjinense containing:
- the rbfA gene encoding 30S ribosome-binding factor RbfA is translated as METNRQKKIGTLLQKDLVDILQGEIRKNNLNNLIISVSKVNVTSDLSIAKVFLSVFPTEKAGEILTAIKSNTPLIKHDLAQRVKNQLRKVPNLIFYIDDSLDYIEKIDDALTGKENPVTNPDLLEKRKKS
- a CDS encoding zinc-dependent metalloprotease, whose protein sequence is MKTQKLLSLFLILVINTIYGQRASWEKISEEQLKTFPKMERANMPSKFELFTINLDRLKLDLANAPVDIISSESNVVISFPNSNGELENYKVFEAPIMEEALAARYSNIKSYIGKGVDRPSNTVRFSITVFGLHAMIFSADEAVSYIDTYTKDKNNYIVYNKRNISQSRHFQCLVNDELGLNKADLISGSNAQKASDGRFRTFRLAMACTIEYAAFHVNAAGLGAGTLAQKKGAVLSAMTVTMTRVNGIYERDMSLRMVLIANQDPLIFIDNDNFSNNDANALIDESQAQITAIAGAANFDIGHTVSTGGGGLAGPAPCYGPSKASGITGSGAPVGDPYDVDYVAHEMGHQFGANHTFNNSCGNNRNNSTAVEPGSGSTIMAYAGICGPNVQSNSDAHFHAVSIAEMVDMINTYSTCANTVLSGNTPPVVNAGGNYTIPRATAFVLKGSASDVNGDALTYCWEQTDTQISTQPPVQSAASGPNYRSRIPSVSPDRYMPPLANVVAGNLVPTWEVTPSVARTMNFALTVRDNRSPLGGQTSRGDMVVTVSGVAGPFVVTSQNTTGISYTGLSNQMFTWNVAGTTANNVNTANVKISLSTDNGVTFPTVLSASTPNDGSESLTIPNGINSTNCRIKIEAVNNLFYSVNSTKFSISSSLSSDSFEFEGFKLYPNPNKGSFNIELFTSSNRISVNVHDISGRLVYDESFSNLGTFSQNIELGKVQSGVYLVSISDGDNKTTKRVVVE
- a CDS encoding ribose-phosphate pyrophosphokinase yields the protein MSYNEPEAKIFACSQSVYLAEKIAESYGASLGKVTFSKYSDGEFQPSFEESIRGLRVFLVCSTFPNSDNLMELLLMIDAAKRASARHITAVIPYFGWARQDRKDKPRVPIGAKLVAKLLEAAGATRIMTMDLHADQIQGFFEKPVDHLFASTIFLPYVKSLNLDNLTIASPDMGGSKRAYAYSKFLESDVVVCYKQRKKANVIDTMELIGDVRGRNVILVDDMIDTGGTLAKAADVMMEKGALSVRAICTHPLLSGEAYEKIENSKLLELIVTDSIPLQKESKKIKVVSCSKLFADVMHMVQNNNSISGKFLM
- a CDS encoding riboflavin synthase, which encodes MFTGIIETLGTVKEIIKDQENLHIKITSNLADKLKIDQSVAHNGICLTVVDIKENEYTVTAIKETINKTNIGTWKKNNTINLERAMKLGDRLDGHIVQGHVDQIATCINKSEEKGSWHFTFQYDEKLNNITIEKGSITINGTSLTVVNSKKNEFSVAIIPYTYKNTNFNNIKTKDIVNLEFDVIGKYVKRIHDLQK
- the mce gene encoding methylmalonyl-CoA epimerase — its product is MNKIEHIGIAVKDLEVSNLVFEKLFGVASYKEEEVESEGVKTSFFMNGPNKIELLQAISDASPIAKFIEKRGEGIHHIAFDVTDIVSEIERLKKEGFVVLNEIPKKGADNKLVAFLHPKSTNGVLIELCQEIK
- a CDS encoding ABC transporter permease; translation: MNFPFYIAKRYAVSFSKNSTINIITIIATIAIIASAMALFTFLSVFSGLREFTLSYSNTSDPDFTVSPNSGKSFLFTKNQEEQIKNSTNFSNYSKIIEDRVLFNYDNKEQIAIIKGVDSLFTSVSAIDRHLYVGNWLEANSNQVIVGTEISKKLSLGLFDYNNSLNIFSPKPGSGLIENNENAFNSAKLQPVGIFNINEDIDNKYVFCDISITQKLFNFKNNQVTSIVLKSNTNTSEETAIKELKDIFKNKVTIKTKAQLNDSLYKMLNSENLFIYLFSTLVVILTLFCLAGAIVMIIIDKKENIYTLYNIGLNFNDIRKVFFIQGTIITFFGLFFGITLGTLLILIQQKFSLLMITPDFPYPVVFKIKNIGIVILTIIPLGIISSWIASGRVNKEILK
- a CDS encoding 50S ribosomal protein L25/general stress protein Ctc, translated to MKSITIKGSERESVGKKATKAVRDAGMVPCVIYGGNQPVHFAADERAFKDLVYTPNAHTVVIELENGKKVEAILQDIQFHPVSDAILHIDFFELNEDKEIVMEVPVKVTGKSPGVMAGGVLRLNQRRLKVKALPKNLPDFVEADINPLQMGNKLYVTKIETNNFKLMHPDNTVVCQVRISRAAMKAAQEAAKAAKAAPAKKK
- a CDS encoding PID-CTERM protein-sorting domain-containing protein, with protein sequence MKLIVNKIVFILMMLVSFEGVFSQTNPPPPPTPPPGDVPVDGGVWFMLVVGIVFGYYSIRYIYKNKRSSI
- the pth gene encoding aminoacyl-tRNA hydrolase, with the protein product MKKFLIIGLGNIGSEYVNTRHNIGFKILDHFANQEKLSYNTVKLGDITEFKIKGRTLLFLKPNTYMNLSGKAIKYWMEKENIEKENILVITDDLNLPFGSIRIKPKGSDGGHNGLKSIQQILSTSEYPRFRFGISDEYKKGQQVNYVLGEWSDDEKEKLKERLQVASEVIKSFTLAGLNNTMNTFNGK